The nucleotide sequence GTAAAATCAAAACTTGTCAATCATCTTGAAATTATTTTGACTGACATTAAAAACTATTTCGGAGCAAATGAAAAGCAACCGATAATTTTCAAGGGAAGTTGTTTAGAGTTTGACAAACTTTTTTCAAACGAGATTCAATTTACTTTTTTCTCCCCACCCTACTGCAATTGCTTTGACTACTTTGAAATTCATAAAGTGGATTTGTGGCTTGGAGATTTTGTCCACGACAAAGAAGAATTTAGGTTGCTTCGCAATACTGGTTTCCGTTCAAATACAAATTCACTGAACCACAAACCCATAGTTTACAAGAATGAGAATCTTGAAAACTTGATTTCTCTTTTTAACAGCGATAAACTTTGGAACGTAAGAATTCCAAGTGTGGTTAGAGGTTACTTTGACGATACACACTCTTTATTGAATAAACTTTATCAGCAAACGACTCAAGGCGGTTATGTTGGAATTGTGGTTGGTAATTCTGCATATTCAGGGGTGATAATTCCGAGTGATGTTTTGATTGCAGACATTGCAAAAGAGATAGGGTTCAAGATAAAAAATATTTTTGTTACACGACACTTAACAACAAGTTCACAGCAAAAGCAAGAGTTAGAAATACTGAAAAATTATTTACGAGAAAGCATAGTATTACTTCAAAAATGATTGAAACTCCAGAATACAAATTTATAAAAGACACTATCCCTACAGAGATTGAGCAAGACACAATTCTCAATATAGTAACCCGTGATGTGAATACATATACACACGGGTTTCACAAGTATCCTGCGAAGTTCATACCTCATATTCCAAAGTGGGCAATTACAAAATATTTGAACGGCAACAAAAATAAATTTGTATTTGACCCGTTTTGTGGCAGTGGGACAACTTTAGTTGAAAGTGTTTTAGCAGGTTACAATGCAATCGGAGTTGACATTGACCCATTGTCTGCAATGATTTCAAAAGTAAAAACGACAAGAATTGATGAAAGCGAGTTGAAAAATATTTCCAGTTGGTTAGTTAAGGAAATTAAAGCGAAACGAAAAGGCACTTTCAAACCAGATTGCGAAACGATTGAACATTGGTTTACAAATGATGCAATCAAAAAGCTTTCTGCGATTAGAAGTTTGATAAATCAAATTCCAAAAAAATTTGGTGATAGCAAGAAAGTGAAAGACATCCAAGACCTTTTGCTGATTTGCTTTTCATCAATCATTCGCAGAGTTTCAAATGCTGACAATGAATCACAGAAAACTTATGTGTCACATACCAAAGTTAAAGAACCAGATGAAGTGAATTCACTTTTTTTTTCTCAGCTTGATTTATTTGTTGAGAGAGCAACGAAGTTTTCAGAGATTACTTCTGCAAAAGTAAAGAGTAAAATTGTTATTTCATCAAGTGCAACCTCGTTGGAAAAAAAGCTGAATGGACAGCAAATAGATTTAGCAATCACTTCGCCACCTTACATCAAAGCTATTGATTACATCTACAATCAAATGGTAGAATTGTTTTGGATTGGTGATTTGTTTGCGATGCAAACACAAACGAAACAGAACGAAAAGAAGATTAAATACATCGGTAACAAACAGATTTCTAAAATTGAGTTCAGCAACTACACTCCTTACAACACGATTTTAAGTATTGACAAGTTGGATGAAAAACTTCAAGAAGTTTACGACACCGACAAGAAGAATGGACACAAACATTCGTATGTGACTTTCAAATATTTTGCAGAGATGGAAAAACATTTTGCAGAAATGGCAAAATGCTTAAGCAATAAAACTCATTATGTAATGGTGGTTGGCGACAGTAATGTGAGTGAAGTTTTCTTTGACACAGCAGAATTTCTAATTGACATTGCAGAACGAAATGGATTTATGATTACAAATAAGTGGGGCTATAAAATCAAAAATCGTTTTATGCGATTTGACAGAAAAGGTAGAGGAGGAATAATTGAAATTGATTGGGTTCTTGACTTTGAAAGGAAATGACCAACGCACAAAAAAAATACACACTTGTAAGTCACACAAGGCAACGCTAAAACCAAAGTTTGCAAAAGAGCCACCAAGCCAACGCACGCCAGACAAACACGACAGAAATAAAAACGGCTGGTAACAAGGTTTGGCGTAATGCGGGGCGAAGTGCTTCGTATGAAAGTTATTTCTATCTTCCCAGTGTTCGGCTTCGAAGAAAGTGTGTGCTAAAAAGTCCACCCTTCGCAACACACGAACTCTTATCCAAGCGCTTTCTCAACATCCTTTATTAAACTTACCTGTCGGCAGGCTGGTCTTAAACATCTTCAATCCCAGCATAGAAGTAAACTAATACCGTTTGTCTGTTTCACACTCCGGACAAATACAGAAGACAAAACTTAAGAATCAATAAACCAAATTCACAATAATATCCTGAGCAAAACTAAACCGTAATCTGTATCAATCTTCCCGCCTTTTGTATACGTGCTGACAGTATAGCTATAGTATATTTCACTTGTTAATTTTAATCATCAACCTAAAAAATGAAAATTGGTAGTATGAAGTAAATTGAGATAGTTATTTCACGTTGCAATTTATATACAGTATGGTAAACAAAAAGAATTGGATAAAGCAAATAGCATTTTTAATATTTATGTTGTCAGTGTCTTGTACACATACACAGCAGAATGAAATACATACAGGCATTCATTCGAACACAAATCCTGAACGTACACTAATTGTTTACTTATCCCGAACCAATAACACAAAGGTAGTAGCCCAAATCATTCAAAAAAATATTGGCGGTACATTGGTAGCATTAGAATTAGAAAATCATTATCCCGAAGATTATCAGGCAACTGTCGAGCAGGTAAGTAATGAAAACGAAACAGGATATTTGCCACCACTTAAAACAAAGATAGACAGCATACAAAAATACGATGTTGTGTTTATTGGTTTTCCAACTTGGGGAATGCAGTTACCTCCACCGATGAAAAGTTTTTTAAACGAATACGATTTAAGTGGAAAAAAAATAATTCCATTCAACACCAATGCAGGCTATGGTATTGGTAGCAGCTTTCAAACAGTAAAAGAACTTTGCCCCAATAGCAATGTATTGGAGGGCTATTCAACAAAAGGTGGAATAGAAAGAGACGGAATTTTATTTGTAATGGAAGGCGACAAAGAAATACAGGTACAGGCAGAAGTAATAAAGTGGTTGCAGAAAATTAATTTAATTAAATAAATAAAATAAAAATGAAAACTAAAAAAAATATTATCGTATTAACCGGAGCCGGACAGCTCGGAATGGCCATTGTAAGAAGAATGGCGTATGGCAATAAAATATTTGTTGCCGATTGGAAATTGGAAAACGCCCAAGCCATCAGCAGAACATTGGTGGAAGCAGGTTTTGATGCCGTTCCTTTTAAAACAGATATTTCATCAAGAACTTCTGTTTTAGAATTGATCGCAGCAGCAAAAAAAGAAGGTGAAATTTCAATGTTTGTCAATGCTGCTGGACTATCACCAAGTCAATCTACTAAAGAGCATATTTTGGCAGTTGACCTTTACGGCACGGCTATCTTATTAGAGGAGTTTGGTAAAGTCATTAAAGATGGAGGGACTTGTGTTACCATTTCCAGTCAATCAGGTTATCGAATGCCTGCATTAACTGCCGATGAAGACCGATTGTTAGCTACTACACCAACAGAAGAATTATTAAAATTGAAAATGTTGCAACCCGAGAATATCAAAGACACTTTACATGCTTACCAAATGGCAAAGCGTTGCAATGTAAAAAGAGTAATGGCTGAAGCGGTAAAATGGGGTGAAAAAGGTGCAAGGGTAAATTCCATTTCTCCGGGTATCATTATTACACCATTGGCATTGGACGAAATCAACGGACCTAGAGGCGATTTTTACAAAAATATGTTTGCAAAATGTCCGGCTGGTCGTCCTGGAATGGCAGACGAGGTAGCGAATGTTGCTGAGCTTTTATTGTCAGACAAAGGGTCATTCATCACTGGTTCAGATTTTTTAATTGACGGTGGTGTAACGGCTTCTTATTTCTACGGACCCCTTCAACCCGAAAAAAAATAAAACTATGGCTATAGCAAATTCTTTTAAATTTCATTACGGCTACATCATCGTCTTTTGTTGCTGTCTGATAATGGGTGTCATTATTGGTTTGGTAATGAGTTGTGCCGGAATTTTTTATACACCTGTAAGTACCGACCTTGGCGTTTCAAAAGGTAATTTCGGATTGTATATGACTTTTGTATATGCCTGTTCGTTTTTGATGCTTTCCGTTGCCGGAAAAATGATGGACAAATACAGCGCAAGGTGGTTGCTCACGAATTGTTCAGGTGTTGTTGGGTTAGTATATCTGGCAATGACGCAGTTTACATCAGTCTGGCATTTTTATATTGCAGGTGCGGTTATCGGTATTGCGTTGGCATTTCTTCTTTATCTGAGTTATCCTGTTTTAATCAATCGCTGGTTTAATACAAGGGTTGGTTTTTTTATTGGATTATGTAGCGCGGCTTCGGGCATTGGTGGTGTACTGTTCAATCCTTTTGGTGGATATTTAATTGAAACCTATGGATGGAGAAACACTTATTTAATTTTTGGCATCATCATTCTTATAGTAGCTACTCCTTTACTCGGTATCTTGTTGAGAAATTATCCATCGGATAAAGGTGTGAAGTCTTTTGGAGAAAAAGCCGAAACTGCGGAAGTTCAAAAAACCGGAATGGATTATACTGTTGCCATTAAATCACCTGTCTTTTACGTCTTACTGGTTTTTGCCTTTTTTATGATTGCAGTTTCTACCCTCAATTTATTTTTGCCCACTTATGTTACCAGCGTTGGCTTTAGTGTAGAACAATCAGCATTTGTCGCTTCAGCCATTATGCTCGGGGTTACCATTGGTAAAGTTGCTTTGGGTTCAATCAATGATAGAAGCTCGCTGGCAGGGGTGCTTACTTCAACAGGTTTAGGAATTTTAGGTTTTATATTTCTGTTAATGGGAAAAGAAGGAATGGCATGGATGACTATTGGTGGATTTTTATTCGGATGGGCTTATGCTGGTGTTACGGTGGAGACTGCTTTATTGGTACGAACAGTTTTTGGCACAAAAGACTATTCGAAAATATTTTCCAACATCTCAATTGCCCTGGCGCTTGGCGGAGCCATAATGGCTGGTGCTTGGGGTTATCTCGCAGATTTTTTGAATTTCGAAATCATACTGTCAACAGGTATCGTGCTTTTAATCATTTCAGGATTAATTGGATTTTATGCGTTGAGAGTAAGCAAAAGCAATAGTTCCTCTGCCCAACAGTAAAAATTTAACTCAACCTCGCCCTATACTCACTGGGCGTAACACCCAACAGCTTCTTCACATACCTCGTAAAAAACGACCGGCTGCTAAATTCCATTTCATCGGCAATCTCCGATATGTTGAAACGTTTGCTTTGCAGCAGAATAATGATGCGTTCACGGACATGACGTTGTATCCATTCCGATGCGGTAACGCCTGAATGTGTTTTGCAAAGATGGTTCAGGTATTTTGGGGTGATATTAATCTATCAGCGTAAAACTGTACTTCCCTTTGCTGGAGGCAAACTGCTCATAGATGGTTCCTGTTTGTACACTGTGCTTCCCGCTTTCTTAGAGTTTGGCAAACAGGCTCCACATCTCCAGGATGCAGTTTCGAGCAAGTGCTAACTCAGGAACAGAACCGCTCCGTATCTCTATGAAGGAGAGTTTGTTGTTAACAACAATTAATGTAAATTTTATGACTGACCAAACTTAAATAATCAAAAGTTTGAGAAGCTGCATGGCAACATTTTGTACTGGAGGTTTTAAAGAAAATAATAGGTGGATGTGTATTCAGAAATAATGTATTTATTGATTTGTTTATAAAATTCACATTCAATCAAAAGGGCGCTCTTATGGTACTTAAATGTTTTATGTCGAGCCTGTTAGCATTAGTGTTTATCAATACATCTAATGTACAAACTATAAATAAAATGGGAAATAACCACCTTGATTCAAATGCTATTCATGAGCTTGTAAAAGCCATGACGCTTGAGGAGAAAGCCCACTTTGTAATAGGCGGTGGAATGGAAACGGAAAACACAGCTCCTGTTGTGGGCTTGTCTTACGGTGAGGTGAAAGGTGCTGCCGGTACCATAAAAGGCATTCTCCGATTAAAGATTCCTACCATGACCGTTGCCGATGGTCCCGCTGGCGTACGTATAGATGCCTATCGGAATGATGAAAAGAACAAATCATATTTCGCAACCGCCTGGCCTGTAGGTACGCTGTTGGCTTCTTCGTGGGATGTGGATTTGGTAAACAAACTGGGCAAAGCATTTGGACGCGAGGTGAAAGAATATGGCATTGATGTCATTCTCGCCCCCGGTATGAATCTGCAACGAGACCCACTCAACGGACGGAATTTTGAATACTATTCAGAAGACCCCTTGCTGACCGGGAAGATAGCCGCAGCCATTACAAAAGGGCTGCAATCTAATGGCATTGCCGTTTCTGCTAAACATTTTGCTGCCAACAATCAGGAAAGTAACCGGAATAATGTAAATGCAGTTGTAGATGTACGAACGCTCAGAGAAATGTACTTACGGGCTTTCGAAATTGTGGTTAAAGAAGCTAAACCCTTCACCATAATGAGCAGCTACAATAAACTCAATGGTACTTATACCCCTGAAAGCTATGATTTGCTGACTACCATTTTAAGAGATGAGTGGGGATTTGGTGGTTATGTGATGTCTGACTGGTATGGTGGCAAAGACCCTGTTGCGCAAATCCGTTCAGGGAATGATCTGGTGATGCCAGGCACTCCGAAGCAAGCCCAACAAATAGTAGATGCTGTGAAAAAGGGAGAGCTTGATGAAAAGTTATTGGACTTGAGCGTTACCCGTATTTTAACCGTGATGTCGCAGTTGCCAACAATGAATGGCTACGCTTATAGTAATAAACCGGACTTAAAAACCAATGCTCTCATTGCCAGACAAGCTGCAGCAGAAGGAATGGTTTTGCTGAAAAATGAAAAGAAAACACTTCCTCTTTCAGTCGATAAAAAAATACTTCTTTTAGGAACTGCATCGTATGCGCCTATTATCGGGGGTACCGGTAGTGGAGATGTGCATGAGGCTTATACGATATCTACTTTTGATGGTTTGAAAAATGCCGGGTATCAATTGGACAACAAACTTGCTCAGCGATATACAAAACACGCTGCTGAAGATCTTAAAAAGTTTCCCCCACCTAAAATTATCCTGGGTAAACCCCGGATGCTGCCAGAAATTACTTTTTCCCTATCGGAGCTTACTTCGATGGCCCAAGGAATGAACGCCATTGTATTTACCCTTGGGCGGAATGCGGGCGAAGCAGCCGATAGAAAAATTGAAGATGATTTCAACCTGAACGATACAGAACTACAACTCATCAGTTCACTTTCGTCCATAAGCAAACAGCAAAACGTTCCATTTATCATCATCTTGAACGTTGGCGGTGTGGTAGAAACAGCAAGCTGGCGGGATAAAGCCGATGCCATTCTATTGGCATGGCAGGGCGGACAAGAAATCGGTAACGCCATTGCCGACATTGTAAGCGGCAAGGTAAATCCTTCCGGAAAGTTGCCGATGACTTTCCCCATGAAGTATGAAGACGTGTCTTCGGCTTCTTCCTTTCCGGGCTTTCCCTTAGGTGTTCCGTCCACCTCTGTGTATGAAGAGGGCATTTATGTAGGCTATCGTGATTATAACAAGGAAAACAAAAAAGCCGCTTACGAATTTGGATACGGTTTGAGTTATACCGATTTTAAATTTTCGGATTTGAAATTGAGCAAACAACAATTTGACACCAATATCACAGCCACCGTTACCGTTACCAATACGGGTAAAATAGCCGGTAAAAGTGTGGTTCAACTCTATCTCAGCGCACCCGCTACAAAACTGGATAAACCTTCGGAAGAGTTGCGGGCATTCGCCAAAACCAGACTATTAAAGCCGGGCGAACAACAGACTATAACCTTTACACTCAATGCCCGGGACCTCACTTCATTTGATGCCAATCAGTCGGCTTGGGTAGCAGAGAAAGGAGCTTATACCGTTA is from Ignavibacteriota bacterium and encodes:
- a CDS encoding flavodoxin, encoding MLSVSCTHTQQNEIHTGIHSNTNPERTLIVYLSRTNNTKVVAQIIQKNIGGTLVALELENHYPEDYQATVEQVSNENETGYLPPLKTKIDSIQKYDVVFIGFPTWGMQLPPPMKSFLNEYDLSGKKIIPFNTNAGYGIGSSFQTVKELCPNSNVLEGYSTKGGIERDGILFVMEGDKEIQVQAEVIKWLQKINLIK
- a CDS encoding SDR family oxidoreductase, translated to MKTKKNIIVLTGAGQLGMAIVRRMAYGNKIFVADWKLENAQAISRTLVEAGFDAVPFKTDISSRTSVLELIAAAKKEGEISMFVNAAGLSPSQSTKEHILAVDLYGTAILLEEFGKVIKDGGTCVTISSQSGYRMPALTADEDRLLATTPTEELLKLKMLQPENIKDTLHAYQMAKRCNVKRVMAEAVKWGEKGARVNSISPGIIITPLALDEINGPRGDFYKNMFAKCPAGRPGMADEVANVAELLLSDKGSFITGSDFLIDGGVTASYFYGPLQPEKK
- a CDS encoding MFS transporter — protein: MAIANSFKFHYGYIIVFCCCLIMGVIIGLVMSCAGIFYTPVSTDLGVSKGNFGLYMTFVYACSFLMLSVAGKMMDKYSARWLLTNCSGVVGLVYLAMTQFTSVWHFYIAGAVIGIALAFLLYLSYPVLINRWFNTRVGFFIGLCSAASGIGGVLFNPFGGYLIETYGWRNTYLIFGIIILIVATPLLGILLRNYPSDKGVKSFGEKAETAEVQKTGMDYTVAIKSPVFYVLLVFAFFMIAVSTLNLFLPTYVTSVGFSVEQSAFVASAIMLGVTIGKVALGSINDRSSLAGVLTSTGLGILGFIFLLMGKEGMAWMTIGGFLFGWAYAGVTVETALLVRTVFGTKDYSKIFSNISIALALGGAIMAGAWGYLADFLNFEIILSTGIVLLIISGLIGFYALRVSKSNSSSAQQ
- a CDS encoding beta-glucosidase translates to MVLKCFMSSLLALVFINTSNVQTINKMGNNHLDSNAIHELVKAMTLEEKAHFVIGGGMETENTAPVVGLSYGEVKGAAGTIKGILRLKIPTMTVADGPAGVRIDAYRNDEKNKSYFATAWPVGTLLASSWDVDLVNKLGKAFGREVKEYGIDVILAPGMNLQRDPLNGRNFEYYSEDPLLTGKIAAAITKGLQSNGIAVSAKHFAANNQESNRNNVNAVVDVRTLREMYLRAFEIVVKEAKPFTIMSSYNKLNGTYTPESYDLLTTILRDEWGFGGYVMSDWYGGKDPVAQIRSGNDLVMPGTPKQAQQIVDAVKKGELDEKLLDLSVTRILTVMSQLPTMNGYAYSNKPDLKTNALIARQAAAEGMVLLKNEKKTLPLSVDKKILLLGTASYAPIIGGTGSGDVHEAYTISTFDGLKNAGYQLDNKLAQRYTKHAAEDLKKFPPPKIILGKPRMLPEITFSLSELTSMAQGMNAIVFTLGRNAGEAADRKIEDDFNLNDTELQLISSLSSISKQQNVPFIIILNVGGVVETASWRDKADAILLAWQGGQEIGNAIADIVSGKVNPSGKLPMTFPMKYEDVSSASSFPGFPLGVPSTSVYEEGIYVGYRDYNKENKKAAYEFGYGLSYTDFKFSDLKLSKQQFDTNITATVTVTNTGKIAGKSVVQLYLSAPATKLDKPSEELRAFAKTRLLKPGEQQTITFTLNARDLTSFDANQSAWVAEKGAYTVKVGSSSKNFQFQQQFSLTEDRVVEKVHNVLLPKDFENSVAESKLERSKQPESSEVYSSINDFYAGKWELTFVGTPNGDAVSHFALSRKDSKLTGEMTDPSGKTKPVPFTKIIESKDGVELFFSSQGYDVSVMLNKVDDDNLKGSLMNMFEAKAVRIKDGGTLQKKK